Proteins encoded together in one Impatiens glandulifera chromosome 1, dImpGla2.1, whole genome shotgun sequence window:
- the LOC124943997 gene encoding low-temperature-induced 65 kDa protein-like: FSCFTKGQEEDVRSSQHPPEKIKSVFKKVKDKAKKIKNTLTKHGHDHDSSHDEEEEDYDDDDDHGDVEISHQMAKQSDHPPAESEKNQDGEISGSKILRRESVVKDDPMNLDEDSNYPKSNLLPSNDSTRMGKLFDLCAGVTSIDHSFNRMNIHGGDKVKEEHKPNMKTPDLLTDRKQKTGTHVQFSPELSPKPDDPTTATAADSAPSYYLDKLSSAASTFSDKAIAAKDAVASKLGYGGGGGEGRESGQKLTVLMSEKLSPGEEDKALSETISDALEWRKAEPEKKEGEKVMGKVTVSDEVANRLGSCDDYKNPSGDGKKKGKLPEVSDTMVERIKGTVGSWLGIRSGASGQSEAALGTTTITTAGGGGGGNVEGKRQGE; the protein is encoded by the exons ttttcttgttttacaAAAGGCCAAGAAGAAGATGTACGTAGTAGTCAACATCCTCCCGAAAAGATCAAATCGGTATTTAAGAAAGTGAAGGACAAGGCTAAGAAGATTAAGAATACACTAACAAAACATGGCCATGATCATGACAGTAGTCATGAcgaggaagaagaagactatgatgatgatgatgatcatggCGATGTTGAAATATCACACCAGATGGCCAAACAGAGTGATCATCCCCCTGCTGAAAGTGAAAAGAATCAAGATGGCGAAATCAGCGGATCGAAGATATTAAGGAGGGAATCAGTGGTTAAAGATGATCCAATGAATTTGGATGAAGATTCTAACTACCCAAAATCAAATCTTTTGCCATCCAATGACTCCACTCGAATGGGTAAACTT TTTGATCTTTGTGCAGGAGTTACATCAATTGATCATTCATTCAACAGAATGAATATCCATGGTGGAGACAAGGTTAAGGAAGAACATAAACCAAACATGAAAACCCCAGATCTATTGACTGATCGAAAACAAAAAACAGGAACTCATGTGCAATTCTCCCCGGAACTGTCACCAAAACCGGATGATCCAACCACGGCTACCGCCGCTGATTCCGCCCCAAGTTATTACCTTGACAAGTTATCATCGGCCGCATCTACTTTTTCCGATAAAGCTATAGCAGCGAAGGATGCAGTAGCTTCCAAGTTGGGATACGGCGGTGGCGGTGGTGAGGGAAGAGAATCTGGGCAAAAACTTACAGTTTTGATGTCGGAAAAGCTGAGTCCAGGGGAGGAAGACAAGGCATTGTCGGAAACTATATCCGATGCACTAGAGTGGCGTAAGGCAGAGCCAGAGAAGAAGGAAGGAGAAAAGGTAATGGGGAAGGTGACTGTGTCGGATGAGGTGGCGAATCGGTTGGGTTCTTGTGATGATTACAAAAACCCTAGCGGTGATGGCAAGAAGAAAGGGAAGCTTCCCGAAGTTTCGGATACCATGGTTGAGAGGATTAAGGGAACGGTTGGTTCTTGGTTAGGAATCCGGTCAGGTGCCTCTGGTCAGTCGGAAGCAGCACTTGGCACTACTACTATTACTACTGCCGGCGGTGGTGGAGGTGGCAATGTTGAAGGGAAGAGGCAAGGAGAGTGA